The following is a genomic window from Vitis vinifera cultivar Pinot Noir 40024 chromosome 6, ASM3070453v1.
CCTGGGGGTGATCTTGCTAAGGTGCAGCGAGCTGTGTGCATGATCAGCAACAACACAGCAGTGGCTGAGGTGTTCTCGCGCATTGACCATAAATTTGATCTCATGTATGCCAAAAGGGCATTTGTTCACTGGTATGTTGGTGAAGGCATGGAGGAAGGAGAGTTCTCAGAAGCTCGTGAAGATCTGGCTGCTCTTGAGAAAGATTATGAGGAAGTCGGCGCTGAAGGTGTGGATGACGACGAGGAAGCTGAAGATTATTAAGGTGGTTCATCAGGCGTGTCATCTGGAAGATTGGCTGAAGATGTGAGGGTTTGCCCGCCACCTCATCCCGTATCTCTCTTTTGTTATATGTATCTTGTGTTTTCCATTATCTCTTTTCATGCTATGGAATTGTTGAAGTTGTGCCTTCTTCTCTGATAAGATGTATTTCTGTGGGATCAAAGGAGTGGTTTTTCAGAATCATGAGTTGCTTTTGCATCATCTCTAGTCAGGAATGTCACAGTTTTGTCTTCTCTATCCCTTTTCATTGCAGTAAAACACTTTTTAACAGGTCCCTTGAGTCGTTCAATCAAGTTCTATTTGCTCACCCCCCTCCCCCACCACTTCCATGTTCAATTAAAGTGCGTGCTCTCTCAATTAAACAGTTTAGATTTATATGCCATTAGTAGTGGTTAGTGCAGAATGCCGACATTCTACTCTGGTTACCATGTGTAAGTGGTTTGGGATTTAggattatttcaatttttttcaagggttctcaaaagtaaaaggaaattctAAACGAACGCTCGAGGCTAATCTATTTGGACTAACCATATTGGACAGTTGTCCTTTCCCTGAAGCTAACCGATACCTTTACGATTTCACCCAAAGAGGTCTTCTTTTGGGGAAGCATATGGCTCCTTACCAAGTTGTCCTAGAGTCAATTTCCTCCCTATTGTTTGGTGTGAGAGAAGGAAAAATATGCAGTAAGGAAAAGTAGCCGCTCCAAATTGATGAAAGGAACTATGGGTTCAATTTAATCTTGTTACACTAATGGGACAAAGGGTGTCTTTTCATTTGTAGAGGCTGGAGATTTTAGTTTGGTTTGTTTGGTCCTCTGCTTCGGCTGCTATCTACATTTGAAAGATCATAGAACAATTTTAAATGATGTGAGGAGGAATGAATGATTGGGTGGTAGGAAGCTAGggctttaatttttaatgatgtGAAGAGGAATGATGATTGGGCTTCGAGAAACCACTGAAAGACAGTTTGGAGACAAAATCTTCAACACACATACGCTATGTTTCAACTACATCCCTAGAAATCCTTTACTTGTTATCTTTTTGGCTCttataaagaagagaaaaaaaagtcaaCTGTGCGAGAACAATCTGAAAGAACTTCGCTGTTCAAAAGAGTTATTATAGGATGTGTACTGGGTAGTCTTCTCCCTGTCCAGAATTTCGTAGTTCTTGTAATTGCACCAACATTGAGAGAGACACGGCAATTGTCATAAGAAAGGAAGAGTACACAAAACATCTCTAGAATCACAAACATTCTCCCTGTAGTCATCTTCTTAGTATTTTTCTACTTTCATGAGAGGTaagagggggagggggagagGGAGATCAACCTGTGCAGAACAGCTGACACAGTGAAGGATCCCAGAAAGCATCATTGGAATCGTAAACATTTTCCATGTACTCATTTACTCCATTCATGGCATTGAATGATGCTGATAAATGTCTCTCTACTTTCATGAGCCCGAATTCCGTCATATCTAGGTCTGTTGCTCTGGACAACAACTCAGCATGTTTAGGAAACTCAAAACCGTCCTGGGTTGATTGAAGCCAATCAGAACCAGCTGGAAATACCCAGGAGGGATCAAATTGAGATGAACCTAGTCTGAGCTCCCCAATGCAGTTGCTCAAATCAGGTCTATATGCATCATCAAACATTTGGATATCTTGTTTCACAACATTAGATGCATGACTAGCATTAATGCTATGACTGTTACCACTAGTAGAACTAGCTCCAGTACTCATTTCAGTGGGAATAGTTGTCAGAGCAGCAGGAGGCGGAGGATGATTTTGTTTTAAACTCTTTTTGCGATGGAGCAGGTTTCTGATCTTCAAAGAGAGCGGAGAATTGGTAGGGGCATGAGTGGCAAAGTTGGTTCGGGTGTTGGAACCACGAAGAAGGCAGGCAGCTTCATCATAAGCTCGAGCAGCCTCTTCAGCAGTGTTGAATGTCCCCAGCCACATTCTAATCTTCTGTGTCGTGTTCTTGATCTCTGCCACCCATTTCCCAGAAGGCCTTTGCCTCACCCCAACAAACTTGCCGCTTTTGCTGCATTTGTTGGTTGCTGTTCTTTCCCTGACCTTGGTCTGTTTGCAGGGTGAAGACACCCCATTTGGGTGATTCTGGAAATAGAGTTCCATAGGCTTTGTGTAATGAAAGAAggtttttgagttttgaagaaagagaagagggtgtgattgattttaaataagggGGCTTGGGGGAGGGGGGAGGAAGGTAGTGCCTCGCTCGTCTCTGTCTTTATTCCATTGTCAGGTTGTCATAGAGAATTTGTTCCCATGTAAGGATGACTGATTTCTCAACATTCAGAAGAAGACCAAATCATATGTATGTTCTCTGTTCATTTTTGTttgtcattttatatatttgccCTTCTAGTTTATTTGTGTATATGCTGCTCAACATGTTCTTAACTATTACTTAGTTCGTTCAAGTGATGggtgttctttttgttttttaatcgTCCTAAACCAAAATGTTCCTAGTAAC
Proteins encoded in this region:
- the LOC100245016 gene encoding ethylene-responsive transcription factor ERN1, with amino-acid sequence MELYFQNHPNGVSSPCKQTKVRERTATNKCSKSGKFVGVRQRPSGKWVAEIKNTTQKIRMWLGTFNTAEEAARAYDEAACLLRGSNTRTNFATHAPTNSPLSLKIRNLLHRKKSLKQNHPPPPAALTTIPTEMSTGASSTSGNSHSINASHASNVVKQDIQMFDDAYRPDLSNCIGELRLGSSQFDPSWVFPAGSDWLQSTQDGFEFPKHAELLSRATDLDMTEFGLMKVERHLSASFNAMNGVNEYMENVYDSNDAFWDPSLCQLFCTG